A genomic stretch from Candidatus Hydrogenisulfobacillus filiaventi includes:
- a CDS encoding conserved protein of unknown function (Evidence 4 : Unknown function but conserved in other organisms) yields the protein MIAIARLADEARAEQMGQLFQTLLGLPPEQQREQMQALIGQMAEQATDAEYLALCRTNMTLAAQLPEPVLQGFLDLRRQAVAALPAAWQERDQRLLMEAFRTLPESVQAPIGRVMGL from the coding sequence GTGATCGCGATTGCGCGCCTGGCCGATGAGGCCCGCGCGGAACAAATGGGCCAGCTCTTTCAAACCCTGCTGGGTTTGCCCCCTGAACAACAGCGGGAACAGATGCAGGCGCTGATCGGACAGATGGCGGAACAGGCTACGGATGCTGAGTACCTGGCCTTGTGCCGCACCAACATGACCCTGGCGGCTCAGTTGCCGGAACCGGTCCTGCAGGGCTTCCTCGACCTGCGCCGCCAGGCGGTGGCGGCGCTGCCCGCAGCCTGGCAGGAGCGGGACCAGCGGCTCCTGATGGAGGCCTTTCGCACCTTGCCGGAATCGGTGCAGGCGCCCATCGGACGCGTAATGGGCCTCTGA